The DNA region CGGTCCGCAGCCGCTCGGGGATGGCGCGCTGCGGCATGGCCGCCCAGCGGGTCGTTTCGATGTCGATCAGGTCGCCCTCGAAGGGCGTCAGTGCAAGTTGTCCGCCCTCGATGTCCACGGGCCAGGGGTCCAGACGGATTCTCATTGCCGGCATTCTACGCGCTGAACAGAACGGAGCCGGACCGCACACGGGTCAGGCCAGCACGCCGGACCCCCCAGGTCTTACCGGACGGCGGCCACCTCGCCGCTCACGCGGACGTACACCGCCTGCCCCGGCTCGGCCCGCAGGGGGGCGCTGCTGAGCAGCAGCAGGTCCTGCCCGCCCGCGCTCAGGACGTACAGCGTGTCGCGGCCCTGGAATTCGCGGGCGGTGACGGTGGCGGGCACGCCCTGGTCGGCGTCCGTGAAGCTCAGCTGCTCGGGCCGCACACTCACGGTCACCGGTCCCGTCTGCTCGCGGCGCAGCGTCAGGCGGCCCAGCAGGGTGTCCGCGTACGCGCCCTGCGCCGCGCCGGAGATCAGGTTGCTGCGCCCGATGAAGTTCGCCACGAACGCCGTGCGCGGCGCGTGGTACAGCTCGGCGGGCGGCCCGACCTGCTCCACCTGCCCGCCCCGCATGACGGCCACCCGGTCGCTGAAGGCGAGCGCTTCCTCCTGGTCGTGCGTGACCAGGATGGCGCTGGTGCCGGCGCGGTGCAGGATGTTCCGGACCTCCTGGCGCGTGGCGTGGCGCAGTCCGGCGTCCAGGTTGCTGAAGGGTTCGTCCAGCAGCAGCAGGGCCGGGCGGGGCGCCAGCGCGCGGGCCAGAGCCACGCGCTGCTGCTGCCCGCCGGACAGCTGGTGCGGCCGGCGGGACTCGAACACCGTGAGCCCCACCAGGGCCAGCGTCTCGCGGGCGCGGGCCAGCCTCTCGGCGCGGGGCAGGTGAGTCAGGCCGAACAGCACGTTGCCCAGCACGGTCAGGTGCGGGAACAGCGCGTAATCCTGGAACACCAGTCCCACGCCGCGCTTCTCCGGGGGCAGGAAGGGCCGGGTGACCTCCCGGCCGGCAATCACGATCTGGCCGCTGTCCGGGCGGTCCAGGCCGGCGATCAGGCGCAGCGTGGTGGTCTTGCCGCACCCGCTGGGGCCCAGCAGGGTGAGCAGCTCCCCGGCGTGCAGGGTGAGGTTCAGGCCGTCCAGGGCGGCGGGCCCGCCCGGCACGAAGCGGCGCGTGACGTCCGCCAGGACCAGCGGGGCGGGGGAGGGGAGGTGGGTCATTGCGGGGTCTCCGGGGTGGTTTCGCGGCGCAGGACCAGCAGGGTCAGGGCCGTGCCGGCCGCGATCAGGGCCAGGGCGTAGGGGGCGGCGCTGGCGTACTGCGCCTCCTCGGTGTACGTCCAGATGTTGCGGGCCAGCGTGTCGAAGCCCGGGGGGGCCAGCAGCAGGGTCAGTGGCAGTTCCTTCAGGACGCTCAGGAACACGAAGGCCGCGCCGGTGATGAGCCCCGGGCGCAGCAGGGGCAGGGTCACGCGGCGCAGCGCCCCCATGGGCGAGAGGCCCAGCGTGCGGGCCGCCTCCTCCAGGCGGGGCGTGGCGGTCTGGAAGCCGCTGCGGATGGGCCCGATGGCCTCGGCGACGAAGTGCAGGGTGTAGGCCAGGAGCAGCAGCGCGAAGGTCTGGTACAGGCCCGGCACGGCGCCCAGCGTGAAGAACACCAGCGCCAGCGCGAACGCCAGGGGCGGCGTGGCGTAGCCCAGGTACGCGGCCCGTTCGGTCAGCTGCGCCCAGCGGCCCCCGTGGCGACTGCCGATGTAAGCCAGCGGCACGGCCAGCAGCGTGGTGGTCACCGAGGCCGCCGCACCCGCCGTGATCGCCGTGACCGCCGCATCCTTCAGGTCGGCCAGGGCGTAGGGACTGACCTCCATGCGCAGCCAGTGCAGGATCGTGACCAGCGGGATGACCAGGGCGGCCACCGCCACGCCCGTGGTGAGGGCCGCGGCCGGCCACTTCCAGGCGCCCAGGCGCACGCGGGGCAGCACGCGCGCCGTGCTGGGGGACACGCGGGACAGGCTCAGGCCGCGCATGAGCCGCGCCTCGGCCCACAGGGTCAGCGCGGTCAGCAGCAGCAGCAGCAGCGCCAGCCACGCCGAGTACACCCGGTCGTACGCGGCGGTGTACTGCTGGTAGATGGCGGCGCTGAAGGTGGGGTAGCGCATCAGGGACACCACGCTGAATTCCCCCAGCACGTGCAGCGCGACCAGCAGTGACCCGGACAGCCACGCAGGCCGCAGGTACGGCAGCGTGACCTCCCGGAAGGTCTGCCACGGCGTGCGGCCCAGCAGCCGCGCCGCTTCCTCCAGCGCCGGGTCCTGGAGGCGCAGGGCAGCGTGCAGGTTCAGGAACAGGTACGGGAAGGTGAACAGCGTCAGCACGCCCAGCGCGCCCGCGAAGCCGTTGGGGGTGGGGAAGGGGAGGCCCAGCAGGCGGTCCAGGGCGCCACCCGGACCGGTGGCGGCGATCAGGGCGTACGCGCCCACGTACCCGGGCAGCGCCAGCGGCAGCACCCCGGTGAGCAGCAGCAGCCCGCGGGGCCGGAAGTCGGTGCGGGCGGTCAGGAACGCCAGCGGCAGCGCCAGGGCGGTGGTCGTGCCCAGCACGCTGGCCGTGAGCAGGACCGTGTTCAGCGCGAGTTCCAGGTTGCGGGCCCGGAACACGATCTCGCCCAGGGTGGCGGGGTCGGCGCCCAGGGCGCGCACCACCAGGTAGATCAGCGGCAGACCCACACCCAGGATGGTCAGGACAGCCGGGATCAGCAGCGGGGTCGGCGGGCGGCGCATCAAGTTCATCAGGTTACCAGAGGGACTCAGCGGAGCTTCCTTTGAGGGCAGGGGAAACGCCCTGCCGGCGGTCAGGCAGGGCGTGCGACAGGCGCGGGGCTTACAGCAGGCCCACGTCGCGCAGCAGCTTCTGCGCCTTTTCGATGTTCTTGGGCAGCACGATGGGGTCCACCTTGGGGCTGCGCTTGACCACGTCGGCGTAGGGCAGCATGGTGGTGGGCTGCAGGATGTTCCCGATCACGGGGTACTCGAAGTTCACGCTGAGGAAGAAGGTCTGCGCGTCCTTGGCGACCAGGGCCTGCAGGAAGCGGCTGGCGGCGCTGACGTTCTTGCTGGTTTTCAGGATGGCGGCGCCGGTGGCGTTGCCGAGGTTCCCGGTGTCGCCCGCCTTGAAGAAGTAGGTGTCGATGGGGTAGCTCAGGCGGTTCACGCGCTGGATGTAGTAGTGGTTGGTCAGGGCCACGTCGATCTCTCCGGCGCGCATGGCTTCGAGCATGCCCACGTTGCTGGTCTTGTAGTCCTTGGGCTGCAGGGCCTTCATGCCTTCGAGCCACTGCTTGGTGGTGGCCTCGCCATGGCGGGCGATCATGGCGGCCAGGAAGTCCTGGAAGCTGGGGTAGCTGACGGTCCAGCCGATGCGGCCTTTCAGGCTGGTCATCTTGGGCAGGTCCAGGATGCTGTCGGGCAGGTCGCCGGGTTTGATCTTGCTGGTGTTGTAGGCCAGCACGCGGAAGCGTACGGTGGTGGGCACCCAGTCCTTGCTGGCGGGCACGTAGTCGTCGCTGACGCCGCGGTACTGGGCGGCGCCCAGCTTGCGGAAGAGTCCCTCGCTGCTCAGTTCGCCCAGCGCGCCCACGCTGTTGCCCCAGAACACGTCGGCGGGGCTGCGGCTGCCTTCCTCGCGCAGCGCGGCGACCAGCTGGGCGTCGGTGCCGTAGCGGACGTTGACCTTGATGCCGGTCTGGCGCTCGAACTGCTGCACGACGGGGTCCACGAAGGTCTTGGCGCGGCCGGTGTACACGGTGAGGGTCTGGGCGAGGCTGCTGCCGGACACGGCCAGGGCGAGGGTCAGGACGAGGGAGGGTTTCACGAGACGTAATCCTAAGTAACCCACTCGGATTAGTCAACAGAATGTGATGCCCGTCCAGATTCACCGGCCAAAAGCACAACCCTGTCCCGCGAAGGACAGGGTTCAGAGCCTGGGAGTGAACAGGCGCTCAGTCGCGGCCCGCACCCGCCAGGTCACGCAGCCCGGCCTCGTCCGTCAACGTCAGGCAGCGGTAGGCCGGCATGACCAGCCCGTCGTCCCGCATCTCCCCGATCAGCTTGCTCACGCTCTCGCGCGTCGCCCCGGTGCCCTCGGCGATCAGTTCGTGCGTCACGCGAACAAACCGCAGCCCGTCCGCGTGACGAGAGCCGAGACTGGTTTCCGCCAGCGTCAGCAGGTAGCGCGCGATCCGCCCGCGCAGGTCGCCGTCCTGCAGGTGAATACCGTCGGCCATCAGCCGCTCGACCTGCACCGCCAGGCTCCGCGCGACCTCCATCACCTCCGGCGCCCCCAGGTGCTGCGGGTGAATGGCCCGCACCGCCGCGTCGGACAGGGCCGTGACCTGATACAGGCGCCGGCCGGTGCTGAGGGCCTCCTCGCCGAACAGGTCCCCGGGCAGGATGTGCCGCACGGTCAGGGTCCGCCCCTGCGACGTGAGACTCACCGCGCGCAGCAGCCCCGCGTCCAGGCGGTACAGGTTCGGTGCGTTATCGCCGCCGTAATACAGGGTCTCCCCGCCGCGCAGCGAGCGGGACAGTGGATCGGCCAGGGTGGCCACGGTCATGGGGGTGGACTGGGTCAGGGTCATGATTCACTCCAGAAATGGGGCGAAAAGGGGCACAGCAGCGGGCGCGCAGCGCAGTTCACAGGCGCATTCGTAGCCGCACACACCGCCTCGGCGTTCAGGGGCCGGGCAGGGGCGGACCGAATGAAATCAATTTACAAAGTAAAGCGGTCACTGACCCATCAACATAAGGAACGCTCAACGGTCGTGAGAGGTCTCACCACCCTGTCCTGACTCAGCCCCCCGTCAAAACGTCAAGGCCGTCCAGCACCACACTCGCATGAGCCTCCACGGTCAGCGCATGGTCGCGGTTGTACCCCCCGGCCATCATGGTCACCACCGGCACCCCCGCCCCCGCCGCCCAGCGGAACACCCGCCGGTTGCGCTCCCGCACGCCGTCCAGACTCAGCGCAAACCGCCCGAACCGGTCCCCGGCCAGCACGTCCACACCCGCCAGGTACAGCAGCAGCTCCGGCCGGAACGCCCCCAGCGCCGGCACCACCTGCGCCTCCAGCACCGCCAGGTACTCCGCGTCCGTCACGCCGTCCCCCAGCCCCACATCCAGCGAACTGCGCTCCTTCCGGAACGGGTAATTCCGCTCCCCGTGCACGCTGATCGTCAACGCCCGGCTCTCCCCGGCCAGCAGGGCCGCCGTGCCGTTCCCCTGATGCACGTCCAGGTCAAGCACCGCCACCCGCCCCACCCGCCCCTCCGAGAGTGCCACGTGCGACAGGATCGCCGCGTCGTTCAGCAGACAGAACCCCTCCGCCCGGTCCCGGAAGGCGTGATGCGTCCCGCCCGCCAGACACGCCCCCCAGCCCACCTCCAGCGCGTCCCCCAGCGCCGCCAGACTCCCCCCGGCGGCCCGGCGCGCCCGCTCCACCACGCCCTCCGACCACGGCAGCCCGAACGCCCGCTCCTGCGCCGCCGTCACCTCCCCCCGCCGCCACGCCCGCAACCAGTGCGGGTCATGCACCTGCCCCGCCACCCCCCACGGCAACGCCGGCGTGGACAGCACCGGCAACAGCCCCGCCAGCCGGTCCCGCACGCCCCGGTACTTGTAGTACGGAAAGCGGTGCCCCTCCGGCAGGGGAAACTCGAACTCGGCCGGCGAGTACGCCCGGAACGGATGGGAGAAGTCGGCCGTCACCCCGCCAGTCTGCCCCACCCGGCCGCGCCGTCCGGTACGCTGTCCCACACCCGCACCCCCCGGAGGCCCCATGACCCACCCCGCCCCCGCCACCCCCGAACCCATCCACGACGACCTCCGGCCCCTGTGGCCCGACCTGCTCGCCGGTCACCCGAAAGCCGTGCACGAGGCCCGCAAACTCAGCCGCAAGGTCAGCGCCGAACTCGCTCTGACCAGCGGCACCCGACGGGAACGCCGCGCCTGGAGGGACCTGCGCCGCGCCCTGGCCCCCCTGCGCGACCACGACATCACCGGCGACCACCTCCTCACCGCCCTCACCCGAGCCGGCACCCCCCAGCCCGAACTGGCCGCCTTCAGGCAGGACTGGGCCCGGCGCCGCGCCGCCCTGCACGCCCACCTCACCCTCCCCGACCCGCCCGGCCCCGCCCCGAAAGCCGGCGGCACCCGCAAGGCCGCGCGCAAGACCCTGGCCCGCCACGCCACCCACCTGATCCGCGAAGCCCATATCGTCCTGAACAGCCGCGACGCCGAGGCGTGGCACGACTGGCGCAAGGAACTCAAGACGTACCGCTACACACTGGACACCCTGATCCCCACCCCGAAGGTCCTGAAGGCCACCCTGGACGCCCTGGGCCGCATGCAGGACGCCGAGGTCGTGCTGGATCTCCTGGGCCGCCCCGAGTGGACGCACCCGGGCACCGCCAGCCTGCAACGCCGCGAACACCGCGCCCGCACCCGCGCCCAGACCCGGGTGCGCGAACTCTGGCCGGACCTGAGGGCCCTGCTTGAAGCGCACGCCGAAGGCCAGGGCCTCAAGGCAAAAAAGACCTGAGGCCCGGCCAGAAGCTTCTGCTTTCCGGCGGAGTCCAGGCGAGCTGTCCGGTCATGACTGTATTTCTCTCAACAGCAGGAAATACGCCTTGATGCTTCCTACGGCAAGTTCAGAAGTCTCGTAGTCGCCGCCCGCAGGGACGGCTGGGATCAGGCAATAGCACTGCTCCACGTTGATTCTTCTGCCTCTGGTCCACATGGCTTGATGCCGTTCGTACATGACCTCATCGTCCGTGGCACTTCTGCGAGACAGATTCATCACTGTGGTCTCGAAGTCCACAGACGTGGCACTCAGGCTGAAGTCATTCGCGGAGCCCTGGTGGCAGACACCATCGGTCGAGACGAAGTACACCTCATCGAACGAGTTCCGGGCGAATGGAATGAGATCCGGCCGGCCAAACAGAACAGGCAGCCATCCGAACCGAGTGGGATTCAGTAGCCAAATGAAGCCGTCTTTGCGCCGGCCAAACCCAACCTCCTTCCAGAATTCCCGTGCAAATTCCGGGAAGGCATGGAGATCGGGGTTCTCCCCAGGGTCATCTTGAATCGGCCCGAAGCGCCGTCTGAAGTAAGAGTGCCTAACAAAACCGTTGGTGCTGCTTGAACGTGATGAGGCAGCAGGCCAACTGCGTGAACGCCAGGTGGATGTCCGCCCGCACCTCGTACCGCACCCGAAGCCGACGGAAGCGGCTGAACCATGCCAGTGTCCGCTCCACCACCCAGCGGTGCCGTCCCAACCGCTCACTCGACTCTCGACCCCGGCGTGCAATTCGCACTTTGATCCCACGTTTGTGGCATGCCCGGCGGCACCGGGGAATGTCGTACGCCTTGTCCGCATGAAGCCTCTCTGGGCGGGTGCGAGGATGCCCACGCCGCCCATTGTGGATGGGCGGCACCGCGTCCAGCAGCGCTTCGAACAGCATGCTGTCATGCCGATTCGCTGGCGAGATCAGCACCGCCAGCGGCGTCCCGCGGCCATCGACGATCACATGACGTTTGCTGCCTGGCCGGCCGCGATCCGTGGGGTTCGGGCCGGTCTGGGCCCCCCCCGGGCGGCGGGGATGCTCGTGCTGTCCACACACGCCCGTGACCAGTCGAGGTGATCCGCCTGCGCCATCCGGTCAAGGAGCACCTGGTGCAGGCGGGTGAAGACACCCGCCGCGTGCCAGTCCCGCAGCCGTCGCCAGCAGGTCATGCCGCTGCCATACCCGAGCTCACGGGGGAGGTGTTCCCAGCCGATGCCGGTCTTGAGCAAGTAGAGGATGCCTTCCAGTGCGGCTCGGTCAGGCACCCGGGGTCGGCCGCCTCTGGGTCTGGGTGTTTCGGGTGGGAGCAGTGGCTGAATCAGCTGCCACAACTCGTCGCTGACCAGGGAGGTGGCCATGCCTCACCTTGCGCCCCCAACCTGAGGTTTTGATAGGCGCTCTAAGTCCCTAGGTTTTCGCGACTCATGGTAGTCACCTCACGTTAGCGGACAGAGATCTTCTGCCGGTGGCTCGTCGGTCTGAACTCCTCAAGAAAAAGCTCGATCGCCTTTTCAACGCGGTCCACGATTGTTCCCTCATTCCAGGCACGGCGGGCTGATGCTGGGTCGGGAGCACGCACAGGTGCCGCCTCCCGCTGACGCAGAACACCTGCCTTGAGTGGCGCGAATCGCTAGACTCACTTTGCCGTAATTTGACGTTCACCAACATCCGGTGTGGGCCACACACGCTCCGTTCCCAGGATCAGGCGCGCGAGCCGACATGACAGTGTTGTGCAGCCGTGATGGAGGACTCCCTAATACACCACGTCATGGCTTTAATGTTCGGAACTCTCCATATCCGGACATGGGTCGTCGAGGAATTCGCCCAGGTCTTCACCACCGACGTAGGTGAAGGTGCCGTCGAAGTTGGTGTAGTAGGAGGACACGATTTTTAGCTCCCCACCTTCTTTCCGGAAGTGGATCAGTTCAAATTTGTCCTGGTTGCCTTTGTAGGCCGACCCCAGGACGCACTGGAAGGTTGGTCCATCGACTGCTTTGACGCAAAAAATCTTTCGCGACTGCTTGGTGGAGATCAGTTGTGCAAATTCGGCGACATCGAAGTCCGGTGTGTCGCCCGGCCGACTCAGAGCGGAGCCCAGACCGTCAGCGAAGTATTTCTGCTCGAACCTGGCGATGGCCTCTTCAGCTGCCGTGATGGTGGCCACGCCGTGAACGGTCCTCCAGGTCTCGTACTCGTCGCGGACGTAATTGTCGATGAACCTTTCTGCTTCCTGAATCATGCTTTTGGGTGCCTGCCTGCATAGAGTTGATCGTGATCATGCTTTCTGCGTCATTGTTGATCTCTGGACTATTGAGTATGAATGTTGCACTGTGACTTTCAAGAGGCGTCTGCGAATTTCCGAGAAGCTGGATAGTTGCTGCGGTAACGCAGCCGAAAATAAACTTGGAGGCATCAGCTGGACAGTTTCTGCGGATTCAGTGACAGCGAAACGCCGTTAAATATTTGAAGGAGAGTCGGACGTCAACGAGTGGCCTGGGCCAGAACTTCTAGGTACTCGCGGATCTTGCCGACATAGACTTCCGAATCCTGGAAGGTCCCCCCAAGAGGCATTGCAGGCTTAAGGCAATAGCATGTGTCGTACTCGGTTTTCAGTCCGGCTTTGGCATACTTCTTATGTAGCCTGAGGAGCTCTTCGTCATCGGTAAATTCCTTCTCCCCCAGGAAACTGATGGCTGAGAGCACGTCCTCGGCCATCAGGTCCAGTTGCCGGTTGTAGGGAAGGAATGAGTAGAGATGGCCCTGTGGGTTGGTGCAGAAGAAATTTCCGAATGAATCGTGGGCGACGGGTACCACGTCCAATTCAAACAGAGGGGCAATCCAGCCGAAGTCTGCGGGGTTGACGGTCCACAGGTATCCGTCATGGCGGTTGCATGCGCCAACTTCAGACAGGAAGGTCTGCCAATGCTCGTGAAGCCCTTTGAGGTCTTCTGCAGCAATGTCCTTTTTGTTTTTCTTGGGCTTGAAATCTTCGAGAAAGAGTTCGATGGTTTCTTTGATGCGGTTCACTGGGACCTCGGTTCCTGCGGGGAAGGATGTGGCTCAGACCTGGAGCAGAACATTCATCTTGACTTTACT from Deinococcus ficus includes:
- a CDS encoding ABC transporter ATP-binding protein, which codes for MTHLPSPAPLVLADVTRRFVPGGPAALDGLNLTLHAGELLTLLGPSGCGKTTTLRLIAGLDRPDSGQIVIAGREVTRPFLPPEKRGVGLVFQDYALFPHLTVLGNVLFGLTHLPRAERLARARETLALVGLTVFESRRPHQLSGGQQQRVALARALAPRPALLLLDEPFSNLDAGLRHATRQEVRNILHRAGTSAILVTHDQEEALAFSDRVAVMRGGQVEQVGPPAELYHAPRTAFVANFIGRSNLISGAAQGAYADTLLGRLTLRREQTGPVTVSVRPEQLSFTDADQGVPATVTAREFQGRDTLYVLSAGGQDLLLLSSAPLRAEPGQAVYVRVSGEVAAVR
- a CDS encoding ABC transporter permease; this encodes MRRPPTPLLIPAVLTILGVGLPLIYLVVRALGADPATLGEIVFRARNLELALNTVLLTASVLGTTTALALPLAFLTARTDFRPRGLLLLTGVLPLALPGYVGAYALIAATGPGGALDRLLGLPFPTPNGFAGALGVLTLFTFPYLFLNLHAALRLQDPALEEAARLLGRTPWQTFREVTLPYLRPAWLSGSLLVALHVLGEFSVVSLMRYPTFSAAIYQQYTAAYDRVYSAWLALLLLLLTALTLWAEARLMRGLSLSRVSPSTARVLPRVRLGAWKWPAAALTTGVAVAALVIPLVTILHWLRMEVSPYALADLKDAAVTAITAGAAASVTTTLLAVPLAYIGSRHGGRWAQLTERAAYLGYATPPLAFALALVFFTLGAVPGLYQTFALLLLAYTLHFVAEAIGPIRSGFQTATPRLEEAARTLGLSPMGALRRVTLPLLRPGLITGAAFVFLSVLKELPLTLLLAPPGFDTLARNIWTYTEEAQYASAAPYALALIAAGTALTLLVLRRETTPETPQ
- a CDS encoding extracellular solute-binding protein gives rise to the protein MKPSLVLTLALAVSGSSLAQTLTVYTGRAKTFVDPVVQQFERQTGIKVNVRYGTDAQLVAALREEGSRSPADVFWGNSVGALGELSSEGLFRKLGAAQYRGVSDDYVPASKDWVPTTVRFRVLAYNTSKIKPGDLPDSILDLPKMTSLKGRIGWTVSYPSFQDFLAAMIARHGEATTKQWLEGMKALQPKDYKTSNVGMLEAMRAGEIDVALTNHYYIQRVNRLSYPIDTYFFKAGDTGNLGNATGAAILKTSKNVSAASRFLQALVAKDAQTFFLSVNFEYPVIGNILQPTTMLPYADVVKRSPKVDPIVLPKNIEKAQKLLRDVGLL
- a CDS encoding helix-turn-helix domain-containing protein, whose amino-acid sequence is MTLTQSTPMTVATLADPLSRSLRGGETLYYGGDNAPNLYRLDAGLLRAVSLTSQGRTLTVRHILPGDLFGEEALSTGRRLYQVTALSDAAVRAIHPQHLGAPEVMEVARSLAVQVERLMADGIHLQDGDLRGRIARYLLTLAETSLGSRHADGLRFVRVTHELIAEGTGATRESVSKLIGEMRDDGLVMPAYRCLTLTDEAGLRDLAGAGRD
- a CDS encoding histone deacetylase; protein product: MTADFSHPFRAYSPAEFEFPLPEGHRFPYYKYRGVRDRLAGLLPVLSTPALPWGVAGQVHDPHWLRAWRRGEVTAAQERAFGLPWSEGVVERARRAAGGSLAALGDALEVGWGACLAGGTHHAFRDRAEGFCLLNDAAILSHVALSEGRVGRVAVLDLDVHQGNGTAALLAGESRALTISVHGERNYPFRKERSSLDVGLGDGVTDAEYLAVLEAQVVPALGAFRPELLLYLAGVDVLAGDRFGRFALSLDGVRERNRRVFRWAAGAGVPVVTMMAGGYNRDHALTVEAHASVVLDGLDVLTGG
- a CDS encoding CHAD domain-containing protein, producing the protein MTHPAPATPEPIHDDLRPLWPDLLAGHPKAVHEARKLSRKVSAELALTSGTRRERRAWRDLRRALAPLRDHDITGDHLLTALTRAGTPQPELAAFRQDWARRRAALHAHLTLPDPPGPAPKAGGTRKAARKTLARHATHLIREAHIVLNSRDAEAWHDWRKELKTYRYTLDTLIPTPKVLKATLDALGRMQDAEVVLDLLGRPEWTHPGTASLQRREHRARTRAQTRVRELWPDLRALLEAHAEGQGLKAKKT
- a CDS encoding IS5 family transposase (programmed frameshift), with translation MATSLVSDELWQLIQPLLPPETPRPRGGRPRVPDRAALEGILYLLKTGIGWEHLPRELGYGSGMTCWRRLRDWHAAGVFTRLHQVLLDRMAQADHLDWSRACVDSTSIPAARGGPQTGPNPTDRGRPGSKRHVIVDGRGTPLAVLISPANRHDSMLFEALLDAVPPIHNGRRGHPRTRPERLHADKAYDIPRCRRACHKRGIKVRIARRGRESSERLGRHRWVVERTLAWFSRFRRLRVRYEVRADIHLAFTQLACCLITFKQHQRFC
- a CDS encoding T6SS immunity protein Tdi1 domain-containing protein, with protein sequence MNRIKETIELFLEDFKPKKNKKDIAAEDLKGLHEHWQTFLSEVGACNRHDGYLWTVNPADFGWIAPLFELDVVPVAHDSFGNFFCTNPQGHLYSFLPYNRQLDLMAEDVLSAISFLGEKEFTDDEELLRLHKKYAKAGLKTEYDTCYCLKPAMPLGGTFQDSEVYVGKIREYLEVLAQATR